Proteins encoded in a region of the Ralstonia pseudosolanacearum genome:
- a CDS encoding porin, with translation MSRTTFALAAITAAVAGLATTGAQAQTSAVTLYGLIDTTISTVSNTNAAGARTTGFQVPWFSGSRWGLTGKEDLGGGTSAIFKLESEFETPTGNMDTPGVLFNRDAWVGLSNNTFGKLTFGRQNALARDVAGIYGDPYTSAAVTLDEGGFTNVNNFKQLIFYAGSATGTRLNNGVVWKKLWDTGLFTGLAYQFGEVPGQFTQGTTETAALGYNAGSFHLAAFAQQAKVNGFIDRSYSVGGNVIFGMFRVNAGYFHYTGEQPAAIGNRKDDAYTVSLKIAPPGAFDYEIGYQIMKAGNAAFNADGNTLNAYADVSTATASGSGRKNTLYGSVFYHVSKRTEFYVAADYMKLKDQYIVGSTNGHNSQTEFGVGMRTRF, from the coding sequence ATGTCCCGTACCACATTCGCCCTTGCGGCAATCACGGCTGCCGTGGCCGGTCTGGCCACCACCGGCGCTCAAGCGCAAACCTCGGCCGTCACGCTGTATGGCCTGATCGATACCACCATCAGTACGGTCAGCAATACCAACGCCGCGGGCGCCCGTACCACCGGCTTCCAGGTGCCCTGGTTCAGCGGCAGCCGCTGGGGTCTGACCGGCAAGGAAGACCTGGGCGGCGGCACGTCGGCCATCTTCAAGCTGGAATCCGAATTCGAGACCCCCACCGGCAACATGGACACCCCGGGGGTGCTGTTCAACCGCGATGCCTGGGTGGGCCTGTCGAACAACACCTTCGGCAAGCTGACATTCGGCCGCCAGAACGCGCTGGCGCGTGACGTCGCCGGTATCTACGGCGACCCGTACACCAGCGCCGCGGTGACCCTGGACGAAGGCGGCTTCACCAACGTCAACAACTTCAAGCAGCTGATTTTTTACGCAGGCAGCGCCACCGGCACGCGTCTGAACAACGGTGTGGTGTGGAAGAAGCTGTGGGATACCGGCCTGTTCACCGGCTTGGCCTATCAGTTTGGCGAAGTGCCCGGCCAGTTCACGCAAGGCACCACCGAGACGGCCGCGCTGGGCTACAACGCCGGTAGCTTCCACTTGGCTGCCTTCGCGCAGCAGGCCAAGGTCAACGGCTTTATTGATCGTTCGTACTCGGTGGGCGGCAACGTGATCTTCGGCATGTTCCGTGTCAACGCCGGCTATTTCCACTACACCGGCGAGCAGCCGGCCGCGATCGGCAACCGCAAGGACGACGCCTACACCGTGTCGCTGAAGATCGCTCCGCCGGGTGCCTTCGACTACGAAATCGGCTACCAGATCATGAAGGCCGGCAACGCCGCGTTCAACGCCGACGGCAACACGCTCAACGCCTACGCCGACGTGTCGACGGCCACCGCTTCCGGCAGCGGCCGCAAGAATACGCTGTACGGCTCGGTGTTCTATCACGTCTCCAAGCGCACCGAGTTTTATGTGGCGGCCGACTACATGAAGCTGAAGGATCAGTACATCGTCGGCTCGACCAACGGCCACAACAGCCAGACCGAGTTCGGCGTCGGCATGCGTACCCGCTTCTGA
- a CDS encoding IS4 family transposase: protein MALNKIHWTEVEFAHLDLGDTRLNKRARILMQRLAAKPTAGVPQACRGWGETMAAYRFFNNEEVDWRDILAPHWQQTEQRMAAHPVVLCLQDTTELDFNGRGAAGLGALSYEAQRGMYLHPTYAVTPQREPLGVLDAWMWARQPKDAQGKRGDQKESLRWIEGYERVADLAASLPGTRLVYVADREADMMALMQRAQELGTPADWLIRAAHDRALPEGVKLWAATTEGEALGEIAFTMGSRHGVRAREVRQHVWLRRVELPADRGQRVTATCLVAREFGAPAGTKPIEWRLLTNRAATTLQEAIELIDWYRARWEIEMLFNVLKNGCRVEALQLGAIERLERALALYLVVAWRIVHLMRMGRTCPDLDAELFFDPDEIRGAYLLSRARQPARPKLNEVLRLIASLGGFLGRKGDGEPGAKAIWLGLKDVHVAAKTLQALRAVGDSASCV, encoded by the coding sequence TTGGCCCTGAACAAGATCCACTGGACGGAAGTCGAATTCGCCCACCTCGACCTTGGCGACACGCGCCTGAACAAGCGAGCGAGGATATTGATGCAACGATTGGCAGCCAAGCCGACGGCCGGTGTGCCGCAAGCCTGCCGGGGCTGGGGCGAAACGATGGCGGCATACCGCTTCTTCAACAACGAAGAGGTCGATTGGCGCGACATCCTTGCCCCACACTGGCAGCAGACCGAGCAGCGCATGGCCGCCCACCCGGTGGTGCTGTGCCTGCAGGACACCACGGAACTGGATTTCAACGGGCGCGGCGCGGCCGGGCTCGGAGCCTTGTCCTACGAGGCGCAGCGCGGCATGTATCTGCACCCGACCTACGCGGTGACGCCGCAGCGTGAGCCGCTGGGCGTGCTCGATGCGTGGATGTGGGCGCGCCAGCCCAAGGATGCACAAGGCAAGCGCGGCGACCAGAAGGAGAGTCTGCGCTGGATCGAGGGCTACGAGCGCGTGGCCGATCTGGCAGCGAGTCTGCCCGGCACGCGGCTGGTGTACGTGGCCGACCGGGAAGCGGACATGATGGCGCTGATGCAGCGCGCGCAGGAACTGGGCACGCCGGCGGACTGGCTGATCCGCGCCGCCCACGACCGCGCGCTGCCCGAAGGCGTCAAGCTGTGGGCGGCCACGACCGAGGGCGAGGCGCTGGGCGAGATCGCCTTCACGATGGGCTCGCGCCATGGCGTGCGCGCACGCGAAGTGCGTCAGCACGTGTGGCTCAGGCGCGTCGAGTTGCCGGCCGATCGAGGCCAGCGTGTCACGGCTACGTGCCTGGTGGCGCGCGAGTTCGGCGCGCCGGCCGGCACCAAGCCGATCGAGTGGCGCCTGCTGACCAACCGCGCGGCCACGACGTTGCAGGAGGCGATCGAGTTGATCGACTGGTATCGGGCGCGCTGGGAAATCGAGATGCTGTTCAACGTGCTCAAGAACGGTTGCCGGGTGGAGGCACTGCAACTGGGGGCGATCGAGCGGCTGGAGCGGGCGCTGGCGCTGTATCTGGTGGTGGCTTGGCGCATCGTCCATCTGATGCGCATGGGGCGCACCTGCCCGGATCTGGATGCCGAATTGTTCTTCGACCCTGACGAGATTCGCGGCGCCTATCTGCTGAGCCGCGCCAGGCAGCCGGCCCGGCCCAAGCTGAATGAAGTGCTGCGCCTGATCGCCAGTCTGGGCGGCTTCCTCGGCCGCAAGGGCGATGGCGAGCCCGGCGCCAAAGCCATCTGGCTCGGACTCAAGGACGTTCATGTCGCGGCCAAAACCCTGCAAGCGCTACGCGCGGTGGGCGACTCCGCTAGTTGTGTATAA
- a CDS encoding EAL domain-containing response regulator: protein MEGFAQLAVLVVDGQSGQRTAARQVLQTLGVQQILAAGDGREALDLLHLCQFDLVLCDIAMPGMDGSALMQRMWLRDGRPPARQAPVWAWVGTQEGQPLESHIGLAEAMGLAHAHGLRGPLRPEHVLPLLYEAATRDGQAVPLSAVRPPAFSDDELAALVHDTPGQIEVVLQPQHDLVTDRVVGAEALCRWLHPVHGRVLPTAFVPRLEALGLADALFFYVLGHCARVQRALAAQSIALPIGVNASAQTLSRDGAVDRIDTMVRDADIDPARIVIELSDEAPVAETARLAVALHRLRQLGHGLAIDDFGVGFAVLKLLADLPFTILKIDRALTEAVSLSSQRGIVCRTMIELAGALRLQCVAEGVETDAQRRTLLALGCATGQGYLWAAPLSTTAFLARVQAD, encoded by the coding sequence ATGGAAGGTTTCGCGCAGCTTGCGGTACTGGTGGTCGACGGTCAGTCTGGGCAGCGTACCGCTGCCAGGCAGGTGCTGCAGACCCTGGGTGTCCAGCAGATCCTGGCCGCCGGTGACGGACGCGAGGCGCTGGACCTGCTGCACTTGTGCCAGTTCGACCTGGTGCTGTGCGACATCGCCATGCCGGGGATGGACGGTTCGGCGCTGATGCAGCGGATGTGGCTGCGCGACGGTCGCCCGCCCGCGCGGCAGGCGCCGGTCTGGGCGTGGGTCGGCACGCAGGAAGGACAGCCGCTCGAATCGCACATCGGCCTGGCCGAAGCCATGGGGCTGGCGCATGCGCATGGCCTGCGCGGGCCGCTGCGCCCCGAGCATGTGCTGCCGTTGCTGTACGAGGCCGCCACGCGCGACGGTCAAGCCGTGCCGCTGAGCGCGGTCCGGCCGCCGGCCTTCTCGGACGATGAGCTTGCCGCCCTGGTGCACGACACGCCCGGGCAGATCGAAGTGGTGCTGCAGCCCCAGCATGATCTCGTCACGGATCGCGTGGTTGGCGCGGAGGCCCTGTGCCGATGGCTGCATCCGGTGCATGGCCGGGTCTTGCCGACAGCCTTCGTGCCGCGCCTGGAAGCGCTGGGCCTGGCCGATGCGCTGTTCTTTTATGTGCTTGGGCATTGCGCGCGCGTCCAGCGCGCCCTGGCGGCGCAGTCCATCGCGTTGCCCATCGGCGTGAATGCCTCGGCACAGACCCTGAGCCGCGACGGCGCTGTCGATCGCATCGACACCATGGTGCGTGACGCGGACATCGACCCCGCGCGCATCGTCATCGAACTGAGCGATGAGGCACCGGTGGCGGAGACGGCCCGGCTCGCGGTGGCGCTGCACCGCCTGCGGCAGCTCGGCCATGGCCTGGCGATCGACGATTTCGGCGTGGGGTTTGCCGTGCTCAAGCTGCTGGCCGATCTGCCCTTCACCATCCTCAAGATCGACCGCGCGTTGACCGAGGCGGTCAGTCTGTCCAGCCAGCGCGGCATCGTCTGTCGCACGATGATCGAGCTGGCCGGCGCGCTGCGGCTCCAGTGCGTGGCCGAAGGCGTGGAGACCGACGCGCAGCGGCGGACCCTGCTCGCGCTGGGGTGTGCCACCGGCCAGGGGTACCTGTGGGCCGCGCCGCTGTCGACGACGGCGTTCCTGGCGCGGGTGCAGGCCGATTGA
- a CDS encoding MetQ/NlpA family ABC transporter substrate-binding protein codes for MSLFSRIARAALPAIALAVAAGAHAESKPIKLGTMSGPDAQIWEVVQKVAKKDGLDIKIIEFNDYAQPNPALDAGDLDANGFQHQPFLDGQVKARGYKIVNVGLTYVAPMGFYSKKIKSLAALKDGAKVGIQNDPSNGNRALLLLQKAGVIKLKAGAGTNGSNATPRDVVENPKKIKLVELDSAQLPRSLDDLDTAAINTDYAVKNGLTPAKDAIALEDRQGPYANLIAVREKDKNQPWVKTLVHAYQSEEVRKFIETQFKGAILPAF; via the coding sequence ATGTCTCTGTTTTCCCGCATCGCGCGCGCGGCCCTGCCGGCCATCGCCCTGGCCGTCGCCGCCGGCGCTCACGCCGAATCCAAGCCGATCAAGCTCGGCACCATGAGCGGCCCCGACGCGCAAATCTGGGAAGTGGTGCAGAAGGTCGCCAAGAAGGACGGCCTGGACATCAAAATCATCGAGTTCAACGACTACGCCCAGCCCAACCCGGCGCTGGATGCCGGCGACCTGGATGCCAACGGCTTCCAGCATCAGCCCTTCCTCGATGGGCAGGTCAAGGCGCGCGGCTACAAGATCGTCAACGTGGGCCTGACCTATGTCGCGCCGATGGGCTTCTACTCGAAGAAGATCAAGTCGCTCGCCGCGCTGAAGGACGGCGCCAAGGTCGGCATCCAGAACGATCCGTCCAACGGCAACCGTGCCCTGCTGCTGCTGCAGAAGGCCGGCGTGATCAAGCTGAAGGCCGGCGCCGGTACCAACGGCAGCAACGCCACACCGCGCGACGTGGTCGAGAACCCGAAGAAGATCAAGCTGGTCGAGCTCGATTCCGCCCAGCTGCCGCGCTCGCTGGATGATCTGGACACCGCAGCCATCAACACCGACTACGCGGTCAAGAACGGCCTGACGCCCGCCAAGGACGCCATCGCGCTGGAAGACCGCCAGGGCCCGTACGCCAACCTGATCGCCGTGCGCGAGAAAGACAAGAACCAGCCCTGGGTGAAGACGCTGGTGCACGCCTATCAGTCGGAAGAGGTGCGCAAGTTCATCGAGACCCAATTCAAGGGCGCGATTCTGCCGGCGTTCTGA
- a CDS encoding response regulator, whose protein sequence is MKLLLIEDNAPLAQWLSEALRRAQFTVDHASDGESADTLLLTQHYDVVLLDLQLPSLSGRAVLQRLRDRRNAVPVMILTAAGGIDDKVACLGAGADDYLVKPFEIRELIARIQVLVRRNTPANAVELQCGDLSYHTGSRTFALSGRPLVLPAREHTVLEILMLKLGRTVSKPALVNGVFGLEDDASPEAIEIYIHRLRKKLEHSAATIVTLRGLGYLLRDASTQ, encoded by the coding sequence ATGAAGCTGCTCCTGATCGAGGACAACGCGCCCCTGGCGCAGTGGTTGTCCGAAGCCCTGCGCCGTGCGCAGTTTACGGTCGATCATGCCAGTGATGGCGAATCGGCCGATACCCTGTTGCTGACGCAGCACTACGACGTCGTGCTGCTTGACCTGCAGTTGCCGTCGCTGTCCGGCCGCGCCGTGCTGCAGCGACTGCGCGATCGGCGCAACGCCGTGCCGGTGATGATCCTGACCGCCGCCGGCGGCATCGATGACAAGGTTGCCTGTCTGGGCGCCGGCGCGGACGACTATCTCGTCAAGCCGTTCGAGATCCGCGAACTGATCGCCCGCATCCAGGTACTGGTGCGCCGCAACACGCCGGCCAACGCGGTCGAGCTGCAGTGCGGCGACCTGTCCTATCACACCGGCAGCCGCACCTTTGCGCTGTCCGGCCGGCCGCTGGTGCTGCCGGCGCGCGAACACACCGTGCTGGAGATCCTGATGCTCAAGCTCGGGCGCACGGTGTCCAAGCCGGCGCTGGTCAACGGCGTGTTCGGGCTGGAGGACGACGCCAGCCCCGAGGCGATCGAGATCTACATTCATCGGCTGCGCAAGAAGCTCGAACATTCCGCTGCCACCATCGTTACCCTGCGCGGGCTCGGCTATCTGTTGCGCGATGCGTCGACCCAGTAG
- a CDS encoding sensor histidine kinase, with translation MDETRPNPDALLAELQSGEQKAARGKLRIYFGASAGVGKTYAMLSAAKVARAEGIDVVVGLVETHGRAETAALVEGLEHLPPRQVEYRGRTLPEFDLDVALARKPALILVDELAHSNVAGSRHPKRWQDIEDLLAAGIDVWTTVNVQHLDSLNEAVGSITGIRVWETVPDAVFDSAAEVILVDLPADELLRRLAEGKVYLPEQARHAARNFFRKGNLIALRELALRRTADRVDDDVQAYRRARRIENVWRTRETIVACLDPQGDGEQVIRSAARLAAQLECDWHAVAVVMPHLRAADARAERLHALLKMAEDAGARIETLAGTNAVEAITGYVRRHNITKAVVGRPPARRWRSARAIVVALRLAIGLERRLPSGDFAESLARQCPEVDVIRAAADPARVQLPPRAASIGRVDVRDTAQRAAAEAEDTWLRPAYLAACVYVGVATLLSSLVRPVFDLANIVMLFLAAVVAVAMRHGRGPAALASVLSVALFDFFFVPPRYSFAVSDVQYLLTFAVMLAVGLLVGQLTAGLREQAEAAVQREAAARALYEAARELSAALTLDQIVSIGGRFVNATFGGRCAFFFVGPDGRLGAAQVARPEGTPDVPSDMPNLDRVLADWTCQHGQPAGTGTHTLPSGSVLYLPLKAPMAIRGVLAVEPETFQVLAQPDNRRQIDACATLIAIAIERVHYVEIAQDALVRIESERLRNSLLAAVSHDLRTPLTGLAGMAETLLRTQPPLPPLQAEAAEAIGEQAQRMRAMVTNLLDMARLQNRDVKLRLEWQSIEELVGAALKGTPLPTHAVVVDDLADLPLLRCDGPLMERVLSNLLENAGKFAPAGTEVRISAGVVHDAAHGDEMRVRVRDHGPGVPAGAERVIFEKFTRGDKESATGGVGLGLAVCEAIVSAHGGRIWVETPADGGACFVVALPASEQPAMEDDIPA, from the coding sequence CCGCGGCAAGCTGCGCATCTATTTCGGCGCGTCGGCGGGCGTCGGCAAGACGTACGCGATGCTGTCGGCCGCCAAGGTTGCGCGGGCCGAGGGCATCGATGTGGTCGTCGGGCTGGTCGAGACCCACGGCCGCGCCGAGACCGCCGCGCTGGTGGAGGGCCTGGAGCACCTGCCGCCGCGCCAGGTCGAGTACCGCGGCCGCACCCTGCCCGAGTTTGACCTGGACGTCGCGCTGGCCCGCAAGCCCGCGCTGATCCTCGTCGATGAGCTCGCGCATTCCAACGTGGCCGGCTCGCGCCATCCCAAGCGCTGGCAGGACATCGAAGACCTGCTCGCCGCCGGGATCGACGTGTGGACCACGGTCAACGTGCAGCACCTCGACAGCCTGAACGAGGCGGTCGGCAGCATCACCGGCATCCGCGTGTGGGAGACGGTGCCGGATGCGGTCTTCGACAGCGCGGCCGAGGTGATCCTCGTCGACCTGCCCGCCGACGAGCTGCTGCGCCGCCTGGCCGAGGGCAAGGTCTACCTGCCCGAGCAGGCCCGACACGCGGCGCGCAATTTCTTCCGCAAGGGCAATCTGATCGCGCTGCGCGAACTGGCGCTGCGCCGCACCGCCGACCGCGTCGACGACGACGTGCAGGCCTATCGCCGCGCGCGCCGCATCGAGAACGTCTGGCGCACGCGCGAGACCATCGTCGCCTGCCTCGACCCGCAGGGCGACGGCGAGCAGGTGATCCGCAGCGCCGCGCGCCTGGCCGCGCAGCTCGAATGCGACTGGCACGCGGTGGCCGTGGTGATGCCGCACCTGCGCGCCGCCGATGCGCGCGCTGAGCGGCTGCACGCGCTGCTCAAGATGGCCGAGGACGCCGGCGCCAGGATCGAGACGCTGGCCGGCACCAACGCGGTGGAGGCCATCACCGGCTATGTCCGTCGCCACAACATCACCAAGGCCGTGGTCGGCCGCCCGCCGGCCAGGCGCTGGCGCTCGGCGCGGGCCATCGTTGTGGCGCTGCGCCTGGCGATCGGGCTGGAGCGGCGCCTGCCGAGCGGCGATTTCGCCGAGTCGCTGGCGCGGCAGTGCCCGGAGGTGGATGTGATCCGCGCCGCCGCCGATCCGGCGCGCGTGCAACTGCCGCCGCGCGCCGCCAGCATCGGCCGCGTCGATGTGCGCGACACCGCCCAGCGCGCCGCCGCCGAAGCCGAGGACACCTGGCTGCGCCCGGCCTACCTGGCCGCCTGCGTGTACGTGGGCGTGGCGACGCTGCTGTCGAGCCTGGTGCGGCCGGTGTTCGATCTCGCCAACATCGTCATGCTGTTCCTGGCGGCCGTGGTGGCTGTGGCGATGCGGCACGGGCGCGGGCCGGCGGCGCTGGCGTCGGTGCTGTCGGTGGCGCTGTTCGATTTCTTCTTCGTGCCGCCGCGCTACTCGTTCGCCGTCAGCGATGTGCAATACCTGCTGACCTTCGCGGTGATGCTGGCGGTCGGTCTGCTGGTCGGCCAACTGACCGCGGGCCTGCGCGAACAGGCCGAGGCGGCCGTGCAGCGCGAAGCCGCCGCGCGCGCGCTGTACGAGGCGGCCCGCGAACTGTCGGCGGCGCTGACGCTGGACCAGATCGTCAGCATCGGCGGCCGCTTCGTCAACGCGACCTTCGGCGGGCGGTGCGCCTTTTTCTTCGTCGGACCCGACGGCCGCCTGGGCGCGGCGCAGGTGGCCAGGCCCGAGGGCACGCCCGATGTGCCGTCCGACATGCCCAACCTCGACCGCGTGCTGGCCGACTGGACCTGCCAGCACGGCCAGCCGGCCGGTACCGGCACCCATACGCTGCCCTCGGGCTCGGTGCTCTACCTGCCGCTGAAGGCGCCGATGGCCATCCGCGGCGTGCTGGCGGTCGAGCCCGAGACCTTCCAGGTGCTGGCCCAGCCCGACAACCGCCGCCAGATCGACGCCTGCGCCACGCTGATCGCTATCGCCATCGAGCGCGTGCACTACGTGGAGATCGCTCAGGATGCCCTGGTGCGCATCGAATCGGAGCGGCTGCGCAATTCGCTGCTGGCGGCGGTGTCGCACGATCTGCGCACGCCGCTGACCGGGCTGGCCGGCATGGCCGAGACCCTGTTGCGCACGCAGCCGCCCCTGCCGCCGCTGCAGGCCGAGGCCGCCGAGGCCATCGGCGAACAGGCGCAGCGCATGCGCGCGATGGTCACCAACCTGCTCGACATGGCCCGGCTGCAGAACCGCGACGTCAAGCTGCGGCTGGAGTGGCAGTCGATCGAGGAACTGGTGGGGGCGGCGCTCAAGGGGACGCCGCTGCCCACGCACGCCGTGGTGGTGGATGACCTGGCCGACCTGCCGTTGCTGCGCTGCGACGGCCCGCTGATGGAGCGCGTGCTGTCCAACCTGCTGGAGAATGCTGGCAAGTTCGCGCCGGCCGGGACCGAGGTGCGCATCTCCGCCGGCGTGGTGCACGACGCCGCACACGGCGACGAGATGCGTGTGCGCGTGCGCGACCACGGGCCCGGCGTGCCCGCCGGGGCCGAGCGAGTCATCTTCGAGAAGTTCACGCGCGGCGACAAGGAATCCGCCACGGGCGGCGTCGGGCTGGGCCTGGCGGTGTGCGAGGCGATCGTCAGCGCACACGGTGGACGGATCTGGGTCGAGACGCCCGCCGACGGCGGCGCCTGCTTCGTGGTCGCGCTGCCGGCCAGCGAGCAGCCCGCCATGGAGGACGACATCCCCGCCTGA
- a CDS encoding response regulator transcription factor gives MSPFLSIVAADDHPVILMGLATAIQQFPRQKIIAQAHDGHALLALLESTDCDVVVTDYHMNGDAASDGMQLLTRLRARHPERAVVVCTMVCNPALLRCMQQLGVRRIVSKRDDLAHVGHAVAASARGLPYYSPTIVLEGGFGIGAREAIQGLSAREREVVSLYVSGMAVSEIASRLGSSIKTVSTQKTMALRKLGLARETDLFQYVRTAGLPALH, from the coding sequence ATGTCTCCGTTCCTGTCCATCGTGGCCGCGGACGACCATCCCGTCATCCTGATGGGACTGGCCACCGCCATCCAGCAATTTCCCCGGCAGAAGATCATCGCGCAGGCGCACGACGGCCATGCGCTGCTGGCGCTGCTCGAGTCCACCGACTGCGATGTCGTCGTCACCGATTACCACATGAACGGCGACGCGGCGTCCGACGGCATGCAGCTGCTGACGCGGTTGCGCGCGCGGCATCCCGAGCGCGCGGTGGTGGTCTGCACCATGGTCTGCAACCCGGCGCTGCTGCGCTGCATGCAGCAACTGGGCGTGCGCCGCATCGTCAGCAAGCGCGACGATCTGGCCCATGTCGGCCACGCCGTCGCGGCAAGCGCGCGCGGGCTGCCCTACTACAGCCCCACCATCGTCCTGGAGGGCGGCTTCGGCATCGGCGCACGCGAGGCCATCCAGGGCCTGAGCGCACGCGAGCGCGAAGTGGTGAGCCTCTACGTGAGCGGCATGGCGGTGTCGGAGATCGCCAGCCGGCTCGGTTCCAGCATCAAGACCGTCAGCACGCAGAAGACCATGGCGCTGCGCAAGCTCGGCCTGGCGCGCGAGACCGACCTGTTCCAGTACGTCCGCACCGCCGGGCTGCCGGCGCTGCATTGA
- a CDS encoding ABC transporter substrate-binding protein — translation MGVFTCRSTRARGPRGWITPLLAACVMLAAPPLAADTPTHLTLMVSGTAKMIYLPATLAQRLGYFRDEGLDVELLSQPAGVDAESELLTGYAQGVVGFYDHTIDLQTKGKEVRAIVVFSHVPGEAEVVSTRLPATVQSLHDLRGRTLGVTGLGSSTSFLTRHLMAQQGLGPGEYTMLPVGAEHSFVSALRSGRIDAGMTTDPTATRLIRNKEARMLLDLRTIESTRAALGGPYPAACLYVQTEWLEAHPELATKLARAFVRTLRYLRSHRAEDIAAHMPPDFRRDRPDVYMQALTAALPTFSDDGRMPADGPATVLRVLSTSNPNARDKHIDLSRTYTNRFVDQAKLLP, via the coding sequence ATGGGTGTTTTTACCTGCAGGAGCACCCGGGCGCGCGGCCCCCGCGGCTGGATCACACCGCTGCTTGCCGCCTGCGTCATGCTGGCGGCGCCACCGCTGGCCGCCGACACGCCGACACACCTGACGCTGATGGTCAGCGGCACCGCCAAGATGATCTATCTGCCCGCCACGCTGGCGCAGCGGCTGGGGTATTTCCGCGATGAAGGCCTGGACGTGGAACTGCTGTCCCAGCCCGCCGGCGTCGACGCCGAGAGCGAACTGCTGACGGGCTACGCGCAAGGCGTGGTCGGGTTCTACGACCACACCATCGATCTGCAGACCAAAGGCAAGGAAGTCCGCGCCATCGTGGTCTTCAGCCACGTGCCGGGGGAGGCCGAGGTCGTCTCGACGCGTCTGCCCGCCACGGTGCAATCGCTGCACGACCTGCGCGGCCGCACGCTGGGCGTGACCGGGCTCGGTTCGTCCACCAGCTTCCTGACCCGCCACCTGATGGCACAACAGGGACTCGGGCCGGGCGAGTACACGATGTTGCCGGTCGGCGCCGAGCACAGCTTCGTCAGTGCCCTGCGCAGCGGCCGCATCGACGCCGGTATGACCACCGACCCGACTGCGACCCGACTGATCCGCAACAAAGAAGCGCGCATGCTGCTCGACCTGCGTACGATCGAGAGCACGCGCGCGGCGCTGGGCGGTCCGTACCCGGCGGCGTGCCTGTATGTGCAGACGGAGTGGCTGGAGGCCCATCCCGAACTGGCAACCAAGCTGGCACGCGCCTTCGTCCGCACGTTGCGCTACCTGCGCAGCCACCGTGCGGAAGACATTGCCGCGCATATGCCGCCGGACTTCCGGCGCGACCGTCCGGACGTCTACATGCAGGCCCTCACCGCTGCGTTGCCCACGTTCAGCGATGATGGGCGCATGCCCGCAGACGGCCCGGCCACGGTCTTGCGCGTGCTATCGACCAGCAACCCGAACGCCCGCGACAAGCACATCGACCTGTCGCGGACGTACACCAACCGCTTCGTCGATCAGGCGAAACTACTGCCCTGA